One window of Sphingobacteriales bacterium genomic DNA carries:
- a CDS encoding acetyltransferase, giving the protein MSAATNVLPLSLIGYSGHAFVVYDIFCSQNQVVRAYCEAKPKKHNPLGLEYLGSETDGNTLHLLLGYRYFVAIGNNEIRARVQDFLTASLQKEPANAIHSQAYLATKVTLGCGVMLGAKAVINPFSSIGNGVICNTGAVIEHECIVADFAHIAPNATLCGNVTVGRGSFIGAGAVVKEGITIGNNVIVGAGAVVIRHVPDGATVVGNPQREK; this is encoded by the coding sequence ATGTCTGCTGCTACAAATGTTTTACCCCTCTCCCTGATAGGCTATTCCGGCCATGCGTTTGTGGTGTATGACATTTTTTGTTCTCAAAATCAGGTGGTTCGTGCTTATTGTGAGGCGAAACCTAAAAAGCATAACCCTTTAGGGTTAGAATATTTGGGATCTGAAACAGACGGGAACACCCTTCATTTGCTATTGGGGTATCGCTATTTTGTTGCCATCGGCAACAACGAAATCAGAGCAAGGGTACAGGATTTTTTAACCGCTTCTTTGCAAAAGGAGCCTGCTAATGCCATTCATTCACAGGCTTATCTGGCGACAAAGGTAACCCTCGGCTGCGGGGTGATGTTGGGAGCAAAGGCAGTGATTAACCCGTTCTCATCTATAGGCAACGGTGTGATATGCAATACCGGTGCGGTGATTGAACATGAGTGTATTGTTGCAGATTTTGCACATATTGCGCCTAATGCCACCCTTTGTGGTAATGTAACAGTGGGCAGGGGAAGTTTTATCGGAGCAGGGGCGGTGGTCAAAGAGGGAATTACAATTGGCAACAATGTCATTGTTGGCGCAGGTGCAGTGGTCATTCGTCATGTGCCGGATGGCGCAACGGTGGTTGGTAATCCGCAGAGAGAGAAATAG